A window of the Microtus pennsylvanicus isolate mMicPen1 chromosome 4, mMicPen1.hap1, whole genome shotgun sequence genome harbors these coding sequences:
- the LOC142848792 gene encoding serpin B9-like, translating into MNTLSEANGTFAIHLLKILCQNNPSKNVCYSPVSVSSALAMVLLGAKGDTAVQISQTLGLNTEEDIHQGFQWLLRNLNKPEKKYLLRMANRIFADNTCELPPTYKESCLQFYHSELEQLSFAKDPEESRKHINTWVSKQTEGKIPELLSDGSVDSETRLVLVNALYFKGKWHQQFYKESTREMPFKINQSEKRPVQMMYQEDTFNHAYVNEVQAQVLVMPYEGLELSFVVLLPDDGVDLSQVENNLTFEKLTAWTKPDYMKTINMKVFFPKFKLEEDYKMESVFQHLRRMDVLQGSKADSSAMSPEKDLCLSKFVHKSVVEVNEEGTEAAAASAFISYFCACKPDLTFRADRPFLFFIRHNETNSLLFCGRFSSP; encoded by the exons ATGAACACTCTGTCTGAAGCAAACGGCACCTTTGCCATCCACCTTTTAAAGATCCTTTGTCAGAACAACCCTTCGAAAAATGTATGTTACTCTCCTGTGAGCGTCTCCTCTGCTCTAGCTATGGTCCTCTTGGGGGCGAAGGGAGACACCGCAGTCCAGATATCTCAG ACACTTGGTTTAAACACAGAAGAAGACATTCATCAGGGCTTCCAGTGGCTTCTAAGAAACCTGaacaagccagaaaaaaaatacttgcttaGAATGGCCAATAGGATCTTTGCAGACAACACTTGTGAATTACCCCCA ACCTATAAGGAGTCCTGTCTTCAGTTCTATCACTCGGAGCTGGAGCAGCTGTCCTTTGCCAAAGATCCAGAGGAGTCCAGGAAGCACATAAACACGTGGGTCTCCAAACAGACTGAAG GGAAAATTCCAGAGTTGTTGTCAGATGGTTCAGTTGATtcagagaccaggctggttctTGTCAACGCCTTATATTTCAAAGGAAAGTGGCATCAACAGTTTTACAAAGAAAGCACGAGGGAAATGCCCTTTAAAATAAACCAG AGTGAGAAAAGACCAGTGCAGATGATGTATCAGGAAGACACATTTAACCACGCCTACGTGAATGAAGTGCAGGCACAGGTGCTGGTGATGCCCTATGAGGGCCTGGAGCTGAGCTTTGTGGTCCTGCTCCCGGATGATGGTGTGGACCTCAGCCAG GTGGAAAACAATCTCACCTTTGAGAAGTTAACAGCCTGGACCAAACCAGACTATATGAAGACAATTAATATGAAGgttttctttccaaaatttaaattggaagaggattataaaatggagtccgtatttcagcacttgagaaggATGGATGTCTTGCAAGGAAGCAAGGCTGATTCATCAGCAATGTCTCCAGAGAAAGACCTATGTCTGTCCAAGTTTGTTCACAAGAGTGTTGTGGAGGTCAATGAAGAAGGCACCGAAGCTGCAGCAGCCTCGGCCTTCATAAGTTATTTCTGTGCATGTAAACCTGACCTAACATTCCGTGCAGACCGCCCCTTCCTGTTCTTCATCAGGCACAATGAAACCAATAGCCTCCTGTTCTGTGGCAGGTTCTCCTCTCCATAG